The following are encoded in a window of Vigna unguiculata cultivar IT97K-499-35 chromosome 8, ASM411807v1, whole genome shotgun sequence genomic DNA:
- the LOC114194775 gene encoding peptidyl-prolyl cis-trans isomerase CYP57 isoform X1, whose protein sequence is MSSVYVLEPPTKGKVVVSTTRGPLDIELWPKEAPKAVRNFVQLCLENYYDNTIFHRVIKDFLVQAGDPSGSGTGGESIYGGVFADEFHSRLKFKHRGIVAMASAGSPNSNGSQFFITLDRCDWLDRKHTIFGKVTGDTMYNLLRLGEVETDKNDRPLDPPKILSVEVLWNPFEDIVPRTLQKSRTEARVDTESKEPKKKGVKKLNLLSFGEEAEEEEKELVLVKQKIKSSHDVLNDPRLLKEETPDSELSSSRRDLQLSVRETLNAKKEEPQKDSAPGNVARLDSSDDDEADFDSRMRMQILKKRKELGDLPPKPKSQKAAGRSIPENHDTSAPRSNAASVDEDQPKVEKLSMKKKGVGSEARAERMANADADLQLLNETERGRQLQKQKKRRLQGREDEVLAKLQKFKNSYAAKETPPSESEDVKNEDLSDWRGVSLKFAPESGKDRMSRNEDPNDYVVHDPLLEKGKEKFNRMIAKQKRREREWAGRSLT, encoded by the exons ATGTCGTCGGTTTACGTTCTAGAACCTCCAACAAAGGGGAAAGTGGTAGTGAGCACCACGCGCGGACCATTGGACATCGAGCTATGGCCGAAGGAGGCTCCAAAAGCCGTGAGGAACTTCGTGCAGCTCTGCCTCGAAAACTATTACGACAACACTATCTTCCACCGCGTCATCAAGGACTTCCTCGTCCAAGCTGGCGACCCTTCCGGCTCCGGCACCG GAGGTGAAAGCATTTATGGTGGTGTTTTTGCTGATGAGTTTCATTCTCGTTTAAAATTCAAGCACAGAGGAATAGTTGCGATGGCAAGTGCTGGATCTCCAAATTCCAATGGAAGTCAGTTTTTCATCACCCTCGATCGTTGTGACTGGCTTGACCGCAAGCATACCATTTTTGGAAAA GTGACAGGAGATACAATGTATAATCTTTTGAGACTGGGTGAAGTTGAAACTGATAAGAATGACAGGCCTTTAGATCCGCCAAAGATTTTATCAGTTGAG GTGTTATGGAATCCATTTGAAGATATTGTTCCAAGAACACTTCAGAAATCTCGGACTGAAGCTAGAGTTGATACTGAAAGTAAAGAGCCAAAGAAGAAAGGTGTAAA AAAATTGAACTTGCTTTCATTTGGGGAAGAAGCTGAAGAAGAGGAAAAGGAATTGGTGTTGGTGAAGCAAAAGATCAAGAGCAGTCACGATGTCTTGAATGATCCTCGTCTTCTAAAGGAAGAAACACCTGATAGTGAATTG AGTTCGTCAAGAAGAGATCTGCAGTTGTCTGTTAGGGAGACACTTAATGCAAAGAAAGAAGAGCCTCAGAAAGATTCAGCACCTGGTAACGTTGCCCGTCTTGATTCAAGTGATGATGATGAAGCGGATTTTGATTCAAGAATGCGCATGCAGATACTAAAAAAGAGGAAGGAGTTGGGTGATCTCCCTCCTAAGCCTAAGTCGCAAAAAG CAGCAGGAAGGTCCATTCCAGAGAATCATGATACTTCAGCACCAAG GTCCAATGCTGCCAGTGTTGATGAGGATCAACCAAAGGTGGAAAAGTTGTCCATGAAGAAAAAGGGAGTGGGATCTGAAGCAAGAGCTGAACGAATGGCTAATGCAGATGCAGATCTGCAACTATTAAATGAAACTGAGAGAGGAAGACAATTGCAGAAGCAGAAGAAACGCCGACTTCAAGGGCGCGAAGATGAa GTTCTGGCTAAACTTCAAAAGTTTAAGAATTCTTATGCAGCAAAGGAGACACCCCCAAGCGAATCTGAAGATGTTAAAAATGAGGATTTGTCTGACTGGAGAGGTGTCAGTTTAAAATTTGCCCCCGAGTCTGGCAAG GACCGCATGTCACGTAATGAGGACCCAAATGACTATGTTGTGCACGACCCACTTCtggaaaagggaaaagaaaagttTAATAGGATGATTGCCAAACAAAAGAGACGAGAACGAGAGTGGGCTGGGAGGTCTCTTACTTGA
- the LOC114194775 gene encoding peptidyl-prolyl cis-trans isomerase CYP57 isoform X2, with the protein MSSVYVLEPPTKGKVVVSTTRGPLDIELWPKEAPKAVRNFVQLCLENYYDNTIFHRVIKDFLVQAGDPSGSGTGGESIYGGVFADEFHSRLKFKHRGIVAMASAGSPNSNGSQFFITLDRCDWLDRKHTIFGKVTGDTMYNLLRLGEVETDKNDRPLDPPKILSVEVLWNPFEDIVPRTLQKSRTEARVDTESKEPKKKGVKKLNLLSFGEEAEEEEKELVLVKQKIKSSHDVLNDPRLLKEETPDSELSSSRRDLQLSVRETLNAKKEEPQKDSAPGNVARLDSSDDDEADFDSRMRMQILKKRKELGDLPPKPKSQKAGRSIPENHDTSAPRSNAASVDEDQPKVEKLSMKKKGVGSEARAERMANADADLQLLNETERGRQLQKQKKRRLQGREDEVLAKLQKFKNSYAAKETPPSESEDVKNEDLSDWRGVSLKFAPESGKDRMSRNEDPNDYVVHDPLLEKGKEKFNRMIAKQKRREREWAGRSLT; encoded by the exons ATGTCGTCGGTTTACGTTCTAGAACCTCCAACAAAGGGGAAAGTGGTAGTGAGCACCACGCGCGGACCATTGGACATCGAGCTATGGCCGAAGGAGGCTCCAAAAGCCGTGAGGAACTTCGTGCAGCTCTGCCTCGAAAACTATTACGACAACACTATCTTCCACCGCGTCATCAAGGACTTCCTCGTCCAAGCTGGCGACCCTTCCGGCTCCGGCACCG GAGGTGAAAGCATTTATGGTGGTGTTTTTGCTGATGAGTTTCATTCTCGTTTAAAATTCAAGCACAGAGGAATAGTTGCGATGGCAAGTGCTGGATCTCCAAATTCCAATGGAAGTCAGTTTTTCATCACCCTCGATCGTTGTGACTGGCTTGACCGCAAGCATACCATTTTTGGAAAA GTGACAGGAGATACAATGTATAATCTTTTGAGACTGGGTGAAGTTGAAACTGATAAGAATGACAGGCCTTTAGATCCGCCAAAGATTTTATCAGTTGAG GTGTTATGGAATCCATTTGAAGATATTGTTCCAAGAACACTTCAGAAATCTCGGACTGAAGCTAGAGTTGATACTGAAAGTAAAGAGCCAAAGAAGAAAGGTGTAAA AAAATTGAACTTGCTTTCATTTGGGGAAGAAGCTGAAGAAGAGGAAAAGGAATTGGTGTTGGTGAAGCAAAAGATCAAGAGCAGTCACGATGTCTTGAATGATCCTCGTCTTCTAAAGGAAGAAACACCTGATAGTGAATTG AGTTCGTCAAGAAGAGATCTGCAGTTGTCTGTTAGGGAGACACTTAATGCAAAGAAAGAAGAGCCTCAGAAAGATTCAGCACCTGGTAACGTTGCCCGTCTTGATTCAAGTGATGATGATGAAGCGGATTTTGATTCAAGAATGCGCATGCAGATACTAAAAAAGAGGAAGGAGTTGGGTGATCTCCCTCCTAAGCCTAAGTCGCAAAAAG CAGGAAGGTCCATTCCAGAGAATCATGATACTTCAGCACCAAG GTCCAATGCTGCCAGTGTTGATGAGGATCAACCAAAGGTGGAAAAGTTGTCCATGAAGAAAAAGGGAGTGGGATCTGAAGCAAGAGCTGAACGAATGGCTAATGCAGATGCAGATCTGCAACTATTAAATGAAACTGAGAGAGGAAGACAATTGCAGAAGCAGAAGAAACGCCGACTTCAAGGGCGCGAAGATGAa GTTCTGGCTAAACTTCAAAAGTTTAAGAATTCTTATGCAGCAAAGGAGACACCCCCAAGCGAATCTGAAGATGTTAAAAATGAGGATTTGTCTGACTGGAGAGGTGTCAGTTTAAAATTTGCCCCCGAGTCTGGCAAG GACCGCATGTCACGTAATGAGGACCCAAATGACTATGTTGTGCACGACCCACTTCtggaaaagggaaaagaaaagttTAATAGGATGATTGCCAAACAAAAGAGACGAGAACGAGAGTGGGCTGGGAGGTCTCTTACTTGA
- the LOC114193015 gene encoding protein ALP1-like has protein sequence MKLPTTFADPESLSYLYTLLQSSFDQMSNSNNNNNAISNNATSTTGRKRRRKNQDGDDDDDGDGGDDGSSNNNNNLGESNSRRSKKKKEELKGLLTSILLLDEQEKVEQQQNNRASEEEKFSLETNHKKKTKAMLQYYSNLDEYYSQVEESERVKRKKSRGMARAVAVAACEREGGEGGGGVEGAKSGVGGSQRRLWVKDRSGAWWDECNKEDFPEEEFRKAFRMGRETFDMICEELNSAIVKEDTTLRNAIPVRQRVAVCLWRLATGDPLRIVSKRFGLGISTCHKLVLEVCTAIKTVLMHKYLNWPDESALRRVKSEFEGVSGIPNVVGSMYTSHVPIIAPKISVAAYFNKRHTERNQKTSYSITVQGVVDHRGVFTDVCIGWPGSMPDDQVLEKSALFQRANGGLLKGVWIVGSSGYPLMDWVLVPYSQQNLTWTQHAFNEKIGEVQKVARDAFARLKGRWSCLQKRTEVKLQDLPVVLGACCVLHNICELKGEKMDPELKIDLMDDEMVPEVSLRSMSSMKARDAIAHNLLHHGLAGTSFL, from the coding sequence ATGAAACTCCCAACAACTTTTGCAGACCCCGAATCCTTGTCTTACCTTTACACCTTGCTCCAATCTTCCTTTGATCAAATgagcaacagcaacaacaataacaacgcCATAAGCAACAACGCGACTTCCACGACAGGCAGAAAGCGCCGCAGAAAAAACCAAGATGGTGACGATGACGACgatggtgatggtggtgatgatgggtcatccaacaacaacaacaacctagGAGAGAGTAACAGCAGGAGGagcaagaagaagaaggaggagctGAAGGGTCTCCTAACCTCGATACTGTTGTTGGATGAGCAAGAGAAGGTGGAGCAGCAACAGAACAACAGGGCCTCCGAGGAGGAGAAGTTTTCGTTGGAGACAAATCACAAGAAGAAAACGAAGGCCATGCTTCAGTATTACTCCAATTTGGACGAGTATTACAGCCAGGTGGAGGAATCGGAGAGGGTGAAGAGGAAGAAGTCACGCGGAATGGCACGTGCGGTGGCGGTGGCTGCGTGTGAGAGGGAGGGTGGTGAAGGTGGTGGGGGTGTTGAGGGGGCGAAATCTGGTGTGGGGGGGTCTCAGAGAAGGTTGTGGGTGAAGGATCGTTCAGGGGCGTGGTGGGATGAATGTAACAAAGAGGATTTTCCTGAGGAAGAGTTTAGGAAGGCTTTTAGGATGGGAAGGGAAACTTTTGATATGATATGTGAGGAGTTGAATTCTGCAATTGTGAAGGAGGACACCACTTTGAGGAATGCTATTCCTGTGAGGCAAAGGGTGGCTGTGTGTTTGTGGAGATTGGCCACTGGGGACCCTCTTAGGATTGTGTCTAAGAGGTTTGGATTGGGCATATCAACATGCCATAAGTTGGTGCTTGAGGTCTGCACTGCAATTAAGACTGTGCTTATGCACAAGTATTTGAATTGGCCTGATGAGAGTGCATTGAGGAGGGTGAAGAGTGAGTTTGAGGGTGTTTCTGGGATTCCTAATGTGGTGGGCTCTATGTATACTTCTCATGTGCCTATCATAGCTCCTAAGATTAGTGTGGCTGCTTATTTCAACAAGAGGCATACTGAGAGGAATCAGAAGACTTCTTACAGTATTACTGTTCAGGGGGTGGTGGATCACAGAGGGGTCTTCACTGATGTGTGCATTGGTTGGCCTGGTTCAATGCCTGATGATCAGGTGTTGGAAAAAAGTGCCCTTTTTCAAAGGGCTAATGGGGGGCTTCTGAAGGGGGTTTGGATTGTGGGGAGCTCAGGGTACCCTTTGATGGATTGGGTGTTGGTGCCTTATAGTCAGCAGAATCTGACTTGGACTCAGCATGCTTTCAATGAGAAGATTGGGGAGGTTCAGAAGGTGGCTAGGGATGCTTTTGCCAGGTTGAAAGGGAGGTGGAGTTGTTTGCAGAAGAGGACTGAGGTGAAACTGCAGGACTTGCCGGTTGTGCTTGGGGCTTGCTGTGTTCTGCATAATATATGTGAGTTGAAGGGGGAAAAGATGGACCCtgagttgaagattgatctgATGGATGATGAGATGGTGCCTGAAGTTTCCTTGAGGTCAATGAGCTCCATGAAGGCCAGGGATGCAATTGCTCATAATCTTCTGCATCATGGTTTGGCTGGCACTTCTTTTCTTTAA